The Methanobacterium formicicum genome includes a region encoding these proteins:
- a CDS encoding acyltransferase family protein encodes MRKYYLDNLRWLVILVLFPYHTLLLYSSIGSYYFHVANSMVANAFLLCFAPWFMQLLFTVAGIATYYSLKRRNSTEYLKERVTKLLLPAAAGVLLVIPVSVYFGFLYSGYTGSFLSLWLSIFSHPLEYLANGIIIGPLWFLLYLFIVSVVALPFIMKYKKGEWRIPMEKVTVPKLLLMIIPLTIGSFFLNLYPDKSVVQFLLLFMAGYFLLSDDSVQEKLEDKRWPLFISFVVLTSIYVVLALSILSSSADAGSATTSILSLFLMQLYANVILWLGVLGVMGMGKHYLEFKNPTTLYLSAASFPIYIFHIVWINLFAYYLIGWLPGMMALQVILTMALSFVFTIATIEVVRRIKGIRFLFGIKG; translated from the coding sequence ATGAGAAAATATTACCTTGATAATTTGCGATGGCTTGTAATTTTAGTATTGTTCCCGTACCATACCTTACTCCTCTATAGCAGTATCGGGTCCTACTACTTCCACGTGGCTAACTCAATGGTGGCCAATGCATTCCTCCTCTGTTTTGCCCCCTGGTTCATGCAACTGCTGTTCACTGTGGCCGGGATCGCCACCTACTACTCCCTGAAGAGGAGAAATTCCACGGAATATCTTAAGGAAAGGGTGACCAAACTCCTCCTCCCGGCAGCGGCGGGTGTCCTCCTGGTAATACCGGTGAGTGTTTACTTCGGCTTCCTTTACAGTGGATACACCGGTAGCTTCCTCTCCCTGTGGCTATCTATTTTCAGCCACCCCCTGGAGTACCTGGCCAACGGAATAATTATAGGCCCCCTGTGGTTCCTGTTGTACCTGTTCATAGTCTCGGTGGTGGCCCTGCCCTTTATCATGAAGTACAAAAAGGGAGAATGGAGAATACCCATGGAAAAGGTAACTGTACCTAAACTATTGCTGATGATAATCCCCCTGACCATTGGTAGCTTTTTCCTCAATTTATACCCGGATAAAAGTGTAGTTCAGTTCTTATTACTCTTCATGGCCGGTTACTTCTTACTGTCGGATGACAGTGTGCAGGAGAAGCTGGAGGATAAAAGATGGCCACTTTTCATCTCCTTTGTGGTTTTAACCAGTATCTATGTGGTGCTAGCTTTATCTATCCTGAGTTCATCGGCAGACGCGGGCAGTGCCACTACATCCATCCTGTCTCTGTTCCTGATGCAGCTCTACGCCAACGTTATCCTGTGGCTGGGAGTCCTGGGGGTCATGGGAATGGGTAAACACTACTTGGAATTTAAAAACCCCACCACCCTGTACCTGTCTGCGGCTTCCTTCCCCATTTACATCTTCCACATTGTATGGATCAACCTGTTTGCCTACTACCTTATTGGCTGGTTGCCGGGTATGATGGCCCTGCAGGTAATCCTCACCATGGCGTTGAGTTTCGTATTCACCATAGCCACCATTGAGGTGGTTAGGAGAATCAAGGGGATCCGGTTCCTATTTGGGATTAAGGGATGA
- a CDS encoding type II toxin-antitoxin system HicB family antitoxin, translating to MYIMKRKYKVSVIVEHDKDGYFAFSPELQGCYTQGDTYEEVMANIKDAIKLHLEDRLESGEVIPEINSVCLASLEVEV from the coding sequence ATGTACATAATGAAACGAAAATATAAAGTTTCGGTCATTGTAGAACATGATAAAGATGGATATTTCGCTTTTTCTCCGGAACTTCAAGGATGTTACACTCAGGGAGATACCTACGAGGAGGTTATGGCCAATATTAAAGATGCCATTAAACTCCATCTGGAAGACCGCCTGGAAAGTGGCGAAGTGATACCTGAAATCAACTCAGTTTGCCTGGCGTCTCTGGAAGTAGAGGTATGA
- a CDS encoding PsbP-related protein, translating to MSKICPNCKSENEDSAEFCQECGTKLPKYSYSVPPAGEEKTEPKKGNWWSKQTNTVKVLTIVGGCCVGLIVIIGLLAVLFPDATTFNYYVGDTTALTKTFSQNGLTFNYPDDWQTATSQGDIVSSGSSVQYLTSLYGSDGLTLHVSMGDLAAVGATMAQAKEATKTNIQGGSSAKLLSDTQTTVNGLTMYKMIFTLTDPTSNQENKVLTAITGKEGQKVYYMQFIAETSVFDNNQKLMDSILNSVKVS from the coding sequence ATGAGCAAGATTTGTCCCAATTGTAAGAGTGAAAATGAAGATTCGGCTGAGTTCTGCCAAGAGTGCGGAACCAAACTGCCTAAATATTCCTATAGTGTTCCTCCGGCCGGAGAAGAAAAAACAGAACCTAAAAAAGGTAACTGGTGGAGTAAACAGACCAACACGGTGAAGGTTCTCACCATTGTGGGTGGTTGTTGCGTGGGTCTTATTGTTATAATAGGGTTACTGGCTGTACTGTTCCCGGATGCAACCACCTTTAACTACTACGTAGGAGATACAACTGCCCTGACCAAAACCTTTTCACAGAATGGTTTAACCTTTAATTATCCCGATGACTGGCAGACTGCCACTTCCCAGGGGGATATTGTAAGCAGTGGATCGAGTGTGCAGTATCTGACCAGCCTGTACGGTTCAGACGGTCTCACCCTGCATGTTTCCATGGGAGATCTGGCGGCAGTAGGGGCGACCATGGCCCAGGCCAAGGAGGCCACCAAAACCAATATTCAGGGTGGTTCATCAGCCAAGCTATTGAGTGACACCCAGACCACGGTAAATGGACTTACCATGTACAAGATGATATTTACCCTAACTGACCCCACCAGCAACCAGGAAAACAAGGTTTTAACCGCCATCACCGGTAAGGAAGGTCAGAAAGTTTACTACATGCAGTTCATTGCCGAAACCAGTGTCTTTGACAACAACCAGAAGTTGATGGACAGTATACTGAACAGTGTAAAAGTGAGTTAA
- a CDS encoding Hsp20/alpha crystallin family protein has product MNEKKGKAEEIIDNMLQTIKERQVDLDNAIAEYTSRPFKPAMDVMEDENQIVVKTDLPGVKREDIQIDLTEDTLEISAESSQESEEEGEEEGVVYHRKERRYASAARTLILPAKVKLGEVTAKFDNGVLTVTMPKLEKKETFNVKVD; this is encoded by the coding sequence ATGAATGAGAAAAAGGGAAAGGCAGAAGAGATTATAGACAATATGCTCCAGACCATCAAGGAGAGACAGGTGGATCTGGACAATGCCATTGCCGAATACACCAGCCGACCGTTTAAACCGGCCATGGATGTTATGGAGGACGAGAACCAGATTGTGGTCAAGACGGACCTACCGGGGGTTAAGCGGGAGGATATCCAGATCGACCTCACCGAGGACACCCTGGAGATTAGTGCCGAGTCCTCCCAGGAAAGCGAAGAAGAAGGGGAGGAAGAGGGAGTGGTTTACCACCGCAAGGAAAGGCGTTACGCCTCGGCAGCCCGTACCTTGATACTCCCGGCCAAGGTGAAACTCGGCGAAGTCACCGCCAAATTCGACAACGGTGTCCTGACCGTGACCATGCCCAAACTGGAGAAAAAGGAAACCTTCAACGTCAAGGTGGATTGA